TATTTAGCTCGGAGTGTTGGAAACCCGTGATCGGTCCAGATTTATTTGCAGAGACGCAGCATGCCACGTCTCACCTGTCAAGATTAAATTGTTGTGAAGATAGTACCGGGGTAATAATGTGCCAGAATGGCTTTATAATCGATCCCGTCCAGCGCCATACCCAGAGCACCCATCTGACACAGACCAACACCATGACCCCAGCCAACACCCCGTAAAACGAGTTGATCGTCACTCAGAAGGGTCTCAGCATTCTTGATCACAAAGGCGGAAGAGAAGAGAAAGGAATCACTGAACATTCGGCGAATCCCATATTCTGACTTCACCATTTGCTCAGCAGACTGACCCGTTTCGTCCAGACCTTCAAGGAAAAGAGTTTTGATCCGGGCGCTGGGTCCCCGCTCCATAATGCGGATGCCATCCAGACGTTTCCAGGTTAAACCTGTATATTTTTTCAGGTTTTTCAGGATATCAGTTTTAGTTATGGTCTTTTCCCAGCGATAGTAACTGCCAGAAACATCCACTTTGCCAAGCATACCGGCCAGATCCACTGATTCAAAACGTTTGGAGGAGCAATAGGCATCGGTATAGTTCCACAGATCCTCAAAATCATCTACAGCCTGTCCAGCTCTTTGTTGAGGGCCATCCCAGAGCGGAATGAGATATGGCACTGATCCACCCTCCCAAACGGTTTCGTAAGCCTCTACCATGCCTCCACAATTCTTTGAATAACGGGCATCGATGACCTGGTCATCATAGACCAATACTTCACCTTTGGTTTCCACCGCAGCTTTCAGAGAATGTTCAGTCAGATAGCTGGTTCCCTGGTAACGTTGGCAGCAATCATCGTTGCAGACATCGAAGCCTTCGGCCAAATGTTTGGCTTCAGCCAGAGCCATGGACCAACACCTCGCTACAATAGTTTGAGCAGCCAACAAGTCTGCCGGCGCTGCTGCACCCATTTCAGAGGTAGCCACGCAAGCCACATAGGTTTCAACTAAAATGGTATTGATGATCTTTAAGGAATTCTGTTCGACGGTGATCTTCAGTTCGCCGGGTAAATCGACTGCGATCCGCTTTTCCCAGTGAAAACCGCGACCGGCAATAACCGGGTCAAGGTGAATCCCTGATCCGACCTGGATCGATTCAACTCTGTCAGAGCTGTATAAACTCAATTCCTTTACGCAGATATTTCCTGCCAGTCCGGCAATCTGGATACCATCAGGATGAATACTAAGTTCGAGTCGTTGGATCGTTCCCAGATCGGGAGGGGTGCCAGTTACCTCAAGTTCCGGTGACCAGGATAAGGTTATTTTTTGAATATTATCTTCGGGTAGAACAATGCCTACCCGGATATGATCACTGTTCAATCCACTCGAGATAGGCATCTACTGCAGCTCCTAAAGCTGGGGCGTGTCGCAGTTCTGAATGGATGATCAGATCGTCACGAAGCCGATTGGTTTTTGTAAGATACAACCCCTTGATCTCCGAGGGCAGGTCAGATGAATGGATCATCCGGCCTAATTTTTCATTCACCAGATCAAGCAACAGCGGTTCAAATTTCTTAAATTCCCAAATGTCGCCAAGACGCTGGCCCACAACAATGCGTTGAAAGACCTTGCCCATGTGTTCATGTTCTATTTCCAGCGTGCGACTCTGGTCCAGTAGTATGGTTTCGGGTGCGCCTACTGCTAAAGTATGAATGCGATGATAGAATAGTTCTGAAAGTGATTGAGCGATGCTCCTGGTCATTTCAAGGGAAGCTTCTTCACCATCCAATGCTCGTTCATAGATCTGCCAGGGGAATATTTCAGCTTTTTCCATTTCCTCCTGAGTCATTCCAACCATTTTGCCATAGCGCGTTTGAATCCCTTTGGCAGAAAGCAGATTTTCATAGCTTTCTTCTTCATTGGCCATCATTTCCCAGGTTTTGGCTATCCAGGGTTTACAAGCGTCAAAAGGAACATTCTGTTCATCCAACAGCATGGCATCGGCAATTCCGGTTCCAACCCCAAAATAATAGGCTGAAGACACACCGCGCATACCACCTTCATTACCCCAGCGCTCACCCAAACCACAATAATCAGCATCACTACCGATGGAACCAATGGGAAAGAGAGTTGTGTAACCTTCATTCTTTAGCGATTTTACAAGTTTGTTAAGAAATTTTGGCATTCTGGGGCCATTGGCCATCGCCGATATTCCCCGGCCATTTTTAGTCTTCAAACCTGGTAAGCCCACTCCAATAACAACACCCTGACTTACATTTTTGCCAAGAATTGTCCGAATGGCTTTTGTAAAACTCTCCAGGATGGCTTTTTCCTGGGCTACTTCAGTCTTGGTCTGAACAACATTTCCAGCCTTGTGCTCTTTAAGCTGGCGCGTCAACGTAATTGGTTTAAAACTTGATCTATAGAAGTCTGAACTATTATAGGTAACCTCGATGAAAGGCTTTAAAGCAACAAACCGCATGGGGTTAATCAAAATATCAACCTTATGAACCAAAACCTTGGAGGCTCCTCCATCAATACCGATCAGAATTACTTTATCCATGGTTAACCTCATTCATGATCTGCCGTCTATAGATCGCTTCACGACGCATTTCATCCTTGGCATTATTGTTTCTATCAACCGTGGCACGATCAATGTTATGGTCA
This region of Candidatus Neomarinimicrobiota bacterium genomic DNA includes:
- a CDS encoding SpoIID/LytB domain-containing protein, which gives rise to MPISSGLNSDHIRVGIVLPEDNIQKITLSWSPELEVTGTPPDLGTIQRLELSIHPDGIQIAGLAGNICVKELSLYSSDRVESIQVGSGIHLDPVIAGRGFHWEKRIAVDLPGELKITVEQNSLKIINTILVETYVACVATSEMGAAAPADLLAAQTIVARCWSMALAEAKHLAEGFDVCNDDCCQRYQGTSYLTEHSLKAAVETKGEVLVYDDQVIDARYSKNCGGMVEAYETVWEGGSVPYLIPLWDGPQQRAGQAVDDFEDLWNYTDAYCSSKRFESVDLAGMLGKVDVSGSYYRWEKTITKTDILKNLKKYTGLTWKRLDGIRIMERGPSARIKTLFLEGLDETGQSAEQMVKSEYGIRRMFSDSFLFSSAFVIKNAETLLSDDQLVLRGVGWGHGVGLCQMGALGMALDGIDYKAILAHYYPGTIFTTI